In Flavobacterium endoglycinae, one DNA window encodes the following:
- a CDS encoding KdsC family phosphatase, giving the protein MAKSYKEIMNDINTFIFDVDGVLTDSSVFVTTEGEILRTMNIRDGYAMKAAVESGYNVCIISGGSNEGVRVRLRNLGITDIHLGTPNKVETFKEYTDSNNIKPEQVLYMGDDIPDYHVMKLVGLPTCPQDASPEIKNICRYISHVKGGKGAARDVIEQVMKVQGKWMEHFNGQHD; this is encoded by the coding sequence ATGGCAAAAAGTTATAAAGAAATAATGAACGACATCAATACATTCATTTTTGATGTTGACGGCGTACTTACAGACAGTTCAGTTTTTGTAACCACAGAAGGAGAAATTCTTCGAACAATGAATATTCGTGATGGTTACGCTATGAAAGCTGCTGTAGAAAGCGGTTACAACGTTTGCATTATTTCTGGCGGAAGTAACGAAGGTGTCCGAGTAAGACTTCGCAATTTAGGAATTACCGATATTCATTTGGGAACTCCTAATAAAGTAGAAACTTTTAAAGAATACACAGATAGTAATAATATCAAACCAGAGCAGGTTTTATATATGGGAGATGATATTCCAGATTATCACGTTATGAAATTAGTGGGTTTGCCAACATGTCCGCAAGATGCAAGTCCCGAAATTAAAAATATCTGTCGCTACATTTCTCATGTAAAAGGCGGAAAAGGCGCAGCGAGAGATGTTATCGAACAAGTGATGAAAGTTCAAGGTAAATGGATGGAACATTTTAACGGACAACACGATTAA